The stretch of DNA ACGATATGCAGAGCGAAGGTCTTACCAACGAGGAGGCCGGTCTGGAATAGATAAAAAGAATACCCTCTCAGGGGAACGTCATATATTACAGTGACTACCTCTGAGAGGGATTTTTTATGATCCGGACCATGGTTTATCACAGGAAAAAAATATGGGTGGTTTTTCTGATCTGCATAATGCTTCTTCTGGGACTTGTGGGAAGACTCTGGTATCTTATGAACGTCCGGGCAGAATATTATTCAAAAAAGGCGGAGAATCTTCATGAGAGGGAACGTGACATAAAAGCAGCCAGGGGAAAGATCCTGGACATCAGGGGAAATATTCTGGCAGATAACCGGACAGTCTGCACCGTATCGGTGATACACAGCCAGATCAAAGATTCGGAAAAAGTGATCCGGGTACTTTCCGGAGTATTGTCCGTGAAAGAAGAGGAAATCCGGAAAAAAGTTGAAAAAGTTTCTTCTATTGAAAGAATACAGACAAATGTGGAAAAAAGCATTGGAGACAGGATCCGGGAATATGACCTTGAGGGAGTGAAGGTAGATGAGGATTATCGGAGATATTATCCCTATGGATCTCTCGCTTCAAAAGTACTGGGATTTACCGGAGGCGATAATCAGGGGATCATTGGTCTTGAAGTGAAATACGATGAGATCCTGAAAGGAGAGCCCGGGAAGATCCTCACAGTTACGGATGCACGTGGTGTGGAGATCGACGGAACCGGAGAACGGAGGAAGGAACCGGTGTCAGGAAATACTCTGCGTACCAGTCTGGATGTTAATATCCAGGAATATGTGCAGCAGGCAGCCGGTAAAGTTATGGAAGAAAAACAGGCGGAGAGAGTATCCATACTACTTATGAACCCTCAGAACGGAGAAATCTATGCCTGTGTCAATGTGCCCGAATTTGATCTGAACGATCCGTTTACTCTGAATACAGAAGAAACAGCAGCAGAGGGAGAAAAAAAGCAGGATCTTCTGAACCGGATGTGGAGAAATCCCTGCCTGAATGATACCTATGAACCTGGTTCGACTTTTAAGATCATCACTATGGCAGCGGGACTGGAAGAAGGTGTTGTGTCAACAGAGGATCGTTTTTTCTGTCCGGGCTATAAGGTGGTGGAGGACCGGCGGATCCACTGTGCAAAGAGAACAGGACATGGTGCGCAGAGTTTTGTAGAAGGCGCCCAGAACTCCTGCAACCCGGTATTTATTGAGGTAGGTCTGCGGCTTGGAGCAGACCGTTATTACAAATATTTTAAACAGTTCGGACTTTTAAAAAAAACAGGAATAGATCTTCCGGGAGAGGCAGGAACGATCATGCATAACCCCAAAAATATGGGAGAGGTGGAGCTTGCCACGGTATCCTTTGGCCAGTCGTTTCAGATCACACCGATCCAGCTTGCAACAACCGTCAGTGGGATCATCAATGGCGGAAACCGGATCACACCTCATTTTGGGATCAGCGTGGAAAGTGCGGACGGAACAAAGGTGCGGACACTGGAATATCCGGTGGAAAGCGGGATCGTGTCCGGTGAGACTTCCCGGACAGTACGTACGATCCTGGAAACTGTAGTTTCAGAAGGCTCCGGAAAAAATGCCGGGATCAAGGGGTTTTCTATTGGGGGAAAAACAGCTACCTCTCAGACACTGCCCAGAGGCTCAGGCAGATATATTTCTTCATTTCTGGGGTTTGCCCCGGCAGAGGATCCGAAGGTCCTGGCTCTTTGTATCATCTATGCACCTCAGGGTATGTATTATGGCGGGATCATTGCCGCACCGGTGGTACGCAGTATTTTTGAAAATGTACTTCCCTATCTTGGAATCGAGAGGACAGTTACGGAAACTCCATCCGGGGAAAACCGGGCAGATGGGGTTGATTAATGAGGATAAAAGCCTTATACTGTTGAAGAAGTATAAAAAAACGAAAGAATTAGAGGTGTGAGGATGGAGTTTCATGTTGTGATCCCTGTGCTGATCTCATTTGCGATCAGCCTTGTATTAGGACCGATTGTTATCCCTTTTTTAAGAAGACTTAAAATGGGACAGACAGAGAGAGAGCTGGGTGTGCAGTCTCACCTGAAAAAGAATGGCACCCCTACTATGGGTGGAGTGATCTTTCTCATTGCAACAACTGTAACATCACTGTTTTATATCAGAGATTATCCGATGATCATCCCGGTACTTTTCCTGACACTGGGATTTGGACTGATCGGATTTCTGGATGATTATCTGAAGGTAGTCCTGAAGCGTTCTGACGGACTTCTGCCATGGCAGAAAATGGCACTGCAGATCGTTGTGACAGCTGTATTTGCTTTTTATCTTGTAAATTATTCCAACGTATCCCTGACTATGAAGATCCCGTTCTGGAGCGGACATTATCTGAACCTGGGATGGTTTGCGGTTCCGGTACTGTTCTTTGCGGTGATCGGTACAGTAAACGGAGTCAATTTTACGGATGGACTTGACGGACTGGCTTCCAGTGTTACCCTGATCGTGGCAGTATTCTTTACGGTGGTTTCCCTTGGAATGGAAAGTGGTGTGGAACCTATCACCTGTGCAGTTGTGGGCAGTCTTATGGGATTCCTTCTGTTTAATGTATATCCTGCCAAGGTATTTATGGGAGACACCGGTTCTCTGGCATTGGGAGGATTTGTGGCTGGTGTGGCTTATGCCATGCAGATGCCGCTGTTTATCATCCTGGTCGGACTGATCTACCTTGTGGAGGTATTGTCTGTTATGCTCCAGGTATCCTATTTCAAGGCAACACACGGAAAAAGAATTTTCAAGATGGCGCCTATCCACCATCATTTTGAGCTTTGTGGGTGGTCCGAGACACGGGTTGTTGCAGTGTTCTCTGTTGTAACTGCTATTATGTGCCTGATCGCTCTCCTGGCATTATAAGGAGGAACAGAAAAATGGATTTAAAAGGAAAAAAGGTTCTCGTTTTCGGAGCCGGAAAAAGCGGCATCGGAGCAGCTGATCTGCTTGGAAGTGCAGGAGCACAGCCGGTGATCTATGACGGAAACGCAGATCTTGATAAAGAGGTAGTTTTACATAAAACAAACGGAAAATACACCCCGGAGATCTGGGCCGGAGATTTTCCGGAGAGAGCGCTGGACATTCTTGATCTCGTAGTGCTAAGCCCGGGAGTTCCCACAGACCTTCCGCTGGTAAAGAGCTTCTATGAAAAGGGCCTTCCGGTATGGAGCGAGGTGGAGCTTGCCTACCGTACAGGCAAGGGAGAGGTTCTTGCGATCACAGGAACCAACGGTAAGACAACAACTACAGCACTCCTCGGAAAGATCATGGGAGATGCCCGTGAATCTGTATTTGTTGTAGGAAATATCGGAACTGCATATACATCCAAATCATTGGAGATGAGGGAGGATTCCGTAACTGTTGCGGAGATCAGCAGCTTCCAGCTGGAGACCATTGACCAGTTCCGCCCGAAGGTAAGTGCGATCCTCAACATCACAGAGGATCATCTGAACCGTCATCATACCATGGAGGAATACATCCGTGTAAAAGAACTGATCACCAAAAATCAGGGACCGGAAGATGTATGTGTTCTGAATTACGAGGATGAAGTCCTTCGTAAATTCGGTGAAAATATCGTTCCGAAGGTGGTATATTTCTCAAGTCTTCGCAAACTGGATAGGGGAATCTATCTGGACGGAGACCAGATCATTCTCAAAACAGAAAAAGAAGAGATCCCGATCGTAAAAACCGGAGAGCTTAAGATCCTGGGACGTCATAATCACGAGAATGTAATGGCAGCAGCAGCCATGGCATATTATGCGGGAGTTTCTGTGGAGAGTATCCGCAAGAGTGTCTGTGAGTTTGTGGCAGTTCCACACAGGATCGAGTATGTGACGGAGAAAAACGGTGTTGCATATTACAACGATTCCAAGGGAACCAATCCGGATGCGGCCATCAAGGGGATTCAGGCAATGAACCGTCCGACTCTTCTGATCGGCGGCGGCTACGACAAGGAATCCAGCTACGATGAGTGGATAGAATCCTTCGACGGAAAAGTCCGTTATCTTGTTCTCATCGGTCAGACGAAAGAGAAGATCAAAGCAGCAGCAGAACGTCTTGGATTTACAGATATCATCCTCTGCGAGGATCTGAA from Blautia sp. SC05B48 encodes:
- a CDS encoding peptidoglycan D,D-transpeptidase FtsI family protein — protein: MIRTMVYHRKKIWVVFLICIMLLLGLVGRLWYLMNVRAEYYSKKAENLHERERDIKAARGKILDIRGNILADNRTVCTVSVIHSQIKDSEKVIRVLSGVLSVKEEEIRKKVEKVSSIERIQTNVEKSIGDRIREYDLEGVKVDEDYRRYYPYGSLASKVLGFTGGDNQGIIGLEVKYDEILKGEPGKILTVTDARGVEIDGTGERRKEPVSGNTLRTSLDVNIQEYVQQAAGKVMEEKQAERVSILLMNPQNGEIYACVNVPEFDLNDPFTLNTEETAAEGEKKQDLLNRMWRNPCLNDTYEPGSTFKIITMAAGLEEGVVSTEDRFFCPGYKVVEDRRIHCAKRTGHGAQSFVEGAQNSCNPVFIEVGLRLGADRYYKYFKQFGLLKKTGIDLPGEAGTIMHNPKNMGEVELATVSFGQSFQITPIQLATTVSGIINGGNRITPHFGISVESADGTKVRTLEYPVESGIVSGETSRTVRTILETVVSEGSGKNAGIKGFSIGGKTATSQTLPRGSGRYISSFLGFAPAEDPKVLALCIIYAPQGMYYGGIIAAPVVRSIFENVLPYLGIERTVTETPSGENRADGVD
- the mraY gene encoding phospho-N-acetylmuramoyl-pentapeptide-transferase, with translation MEFHVVIPVLISFAISLVLGPIVIPFLRRLKMGQTERELGVQSHLKKNGTPTMGGVIFLIATTVTSLFYIRDYPMIIPVLFLTLGFGLIGFLDDYLKVVLKRSDGLLPWQKMALQIVVTAVFAFYLVNYSNVSLTMKIPFWSGHYLNLGWFAVPVLFFAVIGTVNGVNFTDGLDGLASSVTLIVAVFFTVVSLGMESGVEPITCAVVGSLMGFLLFNVYPAKVFMGDTGSLALGGFVAGVAYAMQMPLFIILVGLIYLVEVLSVMLQVSYFKATHGKRIFKMAPIHHHFELCGWSETRVVAVFSVVTAIMCLIALLAL
- the murD gene encoding UDP-N-acetylmuramoyl-L-alanine--D-glutamate ligase, whose translation is MDLKGKKVLVFGAGKSGIGAADLLGSAGAQPVIYDGNADLDKEVVLHKTNGKYTPEIWAGDFPERALDILDLVVLSPGVPTDLPLVKSFYEKGLPVWSEVELAYRTGKGEVLAITGTNGKTTTTALLGKIMGDARESVFVVGNIGTAYTSKSLEMREDSVTVAEISSFQLETIDQFRPKVSAILNITEDHLNRHHTMEEYIRVKELITKNQGPEDVCVLNYEDEVLRKFGENIVPKVVYFSSLRKLDRGIYLDGDQIILKTEKEEIPIVKTGELKILGRHNHENVMAAAAMAYYAGVSVESIRKSVCEFVAVPHRIEYVTEKNGVAYYNDSKGTNPDAAIKGIQAMNRPTLLIGGGYDKESSYDEWIESFDGKVRYLVLIGQTKEKIKAAAERLGFTDIILCEDLKEAVRVCAEKANPGDAVLLSPACASWGQFDNYEQRGDMFKEYVKAL